Part of the Sulfoacidibacillus ferrooxidans genome, TTTTGCGAAAGATATCCTGTAAAGGCTCCTAGAATCGACACCAAAAAGAGGAGCCAACCACCAATCCACGTAAAATGACGTCCTCCACGCCAAGCTGACATCAGATACTGCGCCCACAAATGCAGGACCATGAAAAAGAAAAACGCCTGAACGGACCAAAAATGCATACTATTAAAAAAATGTCCCACGGGAGATACATGCCACCAGTCCGGCCCGAAGATCACAAGTACACATCCTGTAATAATTAACCACACAAAGGCTGCAAGCGTCAATATCCCAAATAAGTACACATAAGAGTGCACATATTTTGGCATCGTATCTGGCAGTAAGTGTTCCATCGGAATCGTCCGATTGATCCATTCGCGCGTAGAGCGCGTCCAATTCTTACTCATGATTTGTCTCCCGGAAACGGTAACGCAATCGCTACGATAAAAATAATCAACATGGTAGCCACAACAAGGATATCCGGAATAGATAAATTTAAAAATGAATATTGCCATGCTGGACCTGCCTGAATCGGTGGATGTAATCCAATAGCCAAAAGATTTGACCCCCTTCACAGTATATTCATGTATTGTATCATATTCAGACATGATTTTGGTCTGTTTTACCTTTTGGTAACATGCTGCCTGTCTCGTGTTCTGACCATAATGATCATCTATCCATATGTGTGTTACAGGTACCAAACTGGTCCAAATGGGTCATGAGATCAGAAACTCTCCATGTTAC contains:
- a CDS encoding cytochrome b N-terminal domain-containing protein: MSKNWTRSTREWINRTIPMEHLLPDTMPKYVHSYVYLFGILTLAAFVWLIITGCVLVIFGPDWWHVSPVGHFFNSMHFWSVQAFFFFMVLHLWAQYLMSAWRGGRHFTWIGGWLLFLVSILGAFTGYLSQNNFDSQWIAVQGKDAINSTGLGGFANLLNFGQMYGLHIFLIPLAIFVLIAVHLFLVRKHGVVEPLPLREEEAD